The following proteins come from a genomic window of Candidatus Bathyarchaeota archaeon:
- a CDS encoding cupin domain-containing protein, which produces MNKCLQIIKKLSKDASLYMDLIKTEDSEIRVCVELSDTGESATLVLGEGIKVLEGSVKPDGKIVMKRRVLESIAEGKADAFALAGRGRADEVRPIEFEIYTKERSKEIWETGKALLTYFFTPGKIKVKNLNLELAGYAHGAHPIPLVYWNGIRYSWILVKRGEILNKEKEKDPWPQSFIILEGKGKAIVGEETFEIKPETVIYIPRNSIHQIIAEKDVKMIWLAWQAW; this is translated from the coding sequence ATGAATAAGTGCCTACAGATCATAAAGAAATTATCGAAGGATGCCTCGCTGTACATGGACTTGATCAAGACGGAGGACAGTGAAATCCGGGTTTGTGTGGAACTTTCCGACACAGGTGAATCCGCAACATTAGTTTTGGGAGAAGGAATTAAGGTTCTTGAAGGCTCAGTGAAACCTGACGGTAAGATAGTGATGAAGAGAAGAGTGCTGGAAAGTATTGCTGAAGGAAAGGCAGATGCCTTCGCGCTTGCCGGTAGAGGCAGAGCAGATGAAGTGAGACCCATAGAATTCGAAATTTACACTAAAGAACGCTCAAAAGAGATTTGGGAAACAGGGAAAGCACTCCTAACCTATTTCTTTACTCCTGGAAAAATCAAAGTCAAGAATCTCAATCTCGAACTAGCTGGTTATGCTCATGGGGCACACCCAATTCCGTTGGTATATTGGAATGGAATACGGTACAGCTGGATTCTTGTTAAACGCGGAGAGATTCTAAACAAGGAGAAAGAGAAAGATCCGTGGCCTCAGAGCTTTATCATTCTGGAAGGAAAAGGAAAAGCAATTGTGGGAGAGGAAACATTCGAAATAAAGCCTGAAACTGTGATATACATCCCAAGAAATAGTATACATCAAATAATCGCCGAAAAAGACGTAAAAATGATTTGGCTAGCTTGGCAAGCTTGGTAG
- a CDS encoding NAAT family transporter: MIGIPEFIVLAVTSIIAVMEPPSTIAIYLTLTKDMKESQRRRIIAKSMQISFLVLLFFALTGQFLFSIFNITIASFRIAGGILLVTVAFRMLNPRKSEYSQEELEDIAIVPLAFPLTAGPGTITTVILLVSEADSLLQGSLVLVAIAVGIAVSYVGMKYASKISGLVGGEGLRVVTKLMAILVLAIAVQFVISGITEAIPQILS, encoded by the coding sequence ATGATTGGAATACCAGAGTTTATAGTGCTAGCAGTTACTTCTATTATCGCTGTGATGGAACCCCCTAGCACTATCGCGATCTATCTCACCTTGACGAAAGATATGAAGGAGAGTCAACGTCGCCGAATTATTGCAAAGTCTATGCAGATATCTTTTCTAGTTCTATTGTTCTTCGCCTTGACAGGCCAGTTTCTCTTTTCAATATTTAACATTACGATCGCCTCCTTCAGAATAGCAGGAGGCATCTTACTAGTCACCGTTGCTTTCAGAATGCTTAATCCTAGAAAAAGCGAATACTCTCAAGAGGAACTTGAGGACATCGCCATAGTTCCGCTTGCGTTCCCTCTCACTGCAGGCCCTGGCACAATCACTACAGTGATTCTTCTTGTCTCCGAGGCGGATAGTCTGTTGCAGGGTTCTCTTGTTCTTGTGGCAATTGCAGTGGGAATAGCTGTATCATACGTGGGGATGAAGTATGCTTCTAAGATAAGTGGACTTGTAGGCGGTGAGGGGCTTCGCGTTGTTACGAAACTCATGGCCATACTCGTCTTGGCTATTGCAGTGCAATTTGTGATAAGTGGTATCACCGAGGCTATACCTCAAATTCTAAGCTAG
- a CDS encoding MBL fold metallo-hydrolase produces the protein MPQLELIFLGTGGGRFTTITQKRRTAGIRILSEKLNIHLDPGPGALVHSLNMGLNPQKIRAILVSHSHPDHYTDAEVLIEAMTQGTTRRRGILATSRSVLFGNEVCGPVISKYHQQMPEKVIELKPGVTFNISDMKIITTEARHTDPDTVGFRLENKDFGDIAYSSDTEFFEGVGKQYEGVRLLLLCVMRPSGKPWKGHMTTDDAIKIVEEAGPEMVVMTHFGMQMIFSGPYREAKSIEQRTGVPTTVASDGMRISVGEEIRVRRTERKQKGLDEFVKSKK, from the coding sequence ATGCCCCAACTCGAACTCATCTTCCTAGGAACCGGAGGCGGAAGATTCACAACAATCACCCAGAAACGGAGAACCGCCGGAATCCGCATACTCTCCGAAAAACTAAACATACACCTAGACCCAGGACCAGGCGCTCTCGTACACTCTCTAAACATGGGGTTAAACCCTCAAAAAATCCGAGCAATACTGGTTTCCCACAGTCATCCAGACCATTACACTGACGCAGAAGTTCTCATCGAAGCCATGACCCAAGGAACGACTAGAAGAAGAGGAATCTTAGCCACATCCCGCAGCGTCCTATTTGGCAATGAAGTGTGTGGACCGGTGATTTCAAAATATCATCAGCAGATGCCCGAGAAAGTGATAGAGTTGAAACCAGGTGTTACTTTCAACATTAGCGACATGAAAATAATAACCACTGAGGCCAGACACACGGATCCAGACACCGTGGGATTTCGACTAGAAAACAAAGATTTCGGAGACATCGCTTACAGCTCTGATACCGAGTTCTTCGAGGGCGTTGGAAAACAGTATGAAGGTGTTCGACTCCTGTTGTTGTGTGTTATGAGACCTTCTGGAAAGCCTTGGAAAGGACACATGACCACTGATGATGCAATCAAAATTGTAGAGGAAGCGGGTCCGGAGATGGTTGTGATGACACACTTCGGAATGCAGATGATCTTTAGTGGGCCTTATCGCGAGGCGAAATCAATCGAGCAGAGAACTGGAGTTCCTACCACAGTGGCTTCGGATGGGATGCGCATAAGCGTGGGTGAGGAAATCCGGGTGCGAAGGACAGAGAGAAAACAGAAGGGTTTAGATGAGTTTGTGAAATCAAAAAAATGA
- a CDS encoding class I SAM-dependent methyltransferase, whose product MQRDAWYFQEDIVKTYESYYQKKYKRADELEKALLKKLLDTLGPTETLLEVGCGTSHFTRWFESLGLKCYGFDLSDLMLKEAKSLWPEGDLLRGESSFLPFQNNSFDIVAYVACMIYMLNPVKVIREASRVARKGIIFGLINKWSLPTLRRIIQVKMGKNPYYKNAKFYSINGMKRTLKDALDDKYIIPYWSTTVFPKIFGKVQSSFFPFGAFVGIAVKLGEKLD is encoded by the coding sequence ATGCAGAGGGATGCTTGGTACTTTCAAGAGGACATCGTCAAGACTTATGAGTCTTATTATCAGAAGAAGTATAAAAGAGCGGACGAATTAGAGAAGGCTCTGTTGAAAAAGCTGTTAGACACGCTGGGACCGACAGAAACTTTACTTGAAGTAGGTTGTGGTACAAGTCATTTCACAAGATGGTTCGAATCCTTAGGTTTAAAGTGCTATGGATTCGATTTATCCGATTTGATGTTGAAGGAGGCTAAGAGCCTATGGCCTGAGGGAGACCTATTGCGCGGTGAATCTTCCTTTTTACCTTTCCAAAATAATTCCTTCGACATCGTAGCCTATGTAGCCTGCATGATATACATGCTTAATCCTGTAAAAGTCATACGCGAAGCGTCGAGAGTCGCTCGTAAAGGGATAATCTTCGGATTGATAAACAAGTGGAGTCTACCCACCTTAAGAAGGATCATTCAAGTAAAAATGGGAAAAAACCCTTATTACAAAAACGCCAAGTTTTATTCAATCAACGGCATGAAACGGACGTTAAAGGACGCCCTCGACGACAAGTATATAATACCCTATTGGAGCACAACGGTCTTTCCCAAGATTTTTGGAAAGGTACAGTCCTCCTTTTTTCCCTTTGGCGCATTCGTAGGAATAGCTGTCAAATTGGGGGAAAAACTTGATTAA
- the hypA gene encoding hydrogenase nickel incorporation protein HypA, which yields MHEWALAEAVVSTTLKIAEEKGLKEIIELKIKIGELQQIDQEIFEFALSQLRSPMLKNAKFSLETVKAELKCRVCNHKWKFSTKNMDEDVSEFIHFVPEIAHTYLKCPKCGSPDFEILMGRGVWLDSIKGVK from the coding sequence ATGCATGAATGGGCTTTGGCGGAAGCAGTGGTCTCTACTACCCTCAAAATAGCGGAAGAAAAGGGGCTAAAAGAGATAATTGAACTTAAAATCAAAATCGGTGAATTACAGCAGATAGATCAAGAGATATTCGAGTTCGCTTTATCTCAACTTCGGTCTCCCATGCTCAAAAACGCCAAATTTAGTTTGGAGACCGTAAAGGCTGAATTAAAGTGCAGAGTTTGTAATCATAAATGGAAGTTTAGCACGAAGAACATGGACGAAGACGTGTCAGAGTTCATTCACTTTGTCCCAGAAATCGCTCACACATACCTGAAATGTCCCAAATGCGGGAGCCCAGACTTCGAGATTCTGATGGGACGTGGGGTTTGGCTGGACTCTATAAAAGGGGTGAAATAA
- a CDS encoding ATP-binding protein, translating to MVDPRLNIINERLAKIRKIIAVSSGKGGVGKSMIASTLALALSRRGYKVGLLDLDFSCPSTHVILNIKGLYPEEEKGIIPPEAHGLRYMSIIYYARDEPSPLRGVDISNAIIELFAITQWGSLDFLVIDMPPGIGDATLDMIRFVKGINFLIVTTPSKVAFETVRKLMQLLKDLKVPILGVVENMKMRDSPFIREQVERLGVPFLGEIKFDYMLEDSMGDVKKLLETEFVQSVEEIVSKKL from the coding sequence ATGGTTGACCCCAGACTAAACATCATTAATGAAAGACTGGCAAAAATAAGGAAGATAATAGCGGTCTCCAGCGGCAAAGGAGGAGTGGGCAAGAGCATGATCGCATCCACTTTGGCACTCGCCTTATCAAGAAGAGGCTACAAAGTGGGTCTGCTGGACCTAGACTTCTCCTGTCCCTCCACACACGTAATACTAAACATCAAGGGGCTTTATCCAGAGGAGGAGAAGGGAATTATTCCGCCTGAAGCTCACGGCCTAAGATACATGTCGATTATTTACTATGCCCGTGACGAACCTTCACCGCTAAGAGGCGTTGACATCTCCAACGCGATAATAGAACTATTCGCTATAACTCAGTGGGGCTCGCTGGATTTTCTGGTCATCGATATGCCTCCAGGCATCGGAGACGCGACCTTGGACATGATCAGATTCGTCAAGGGAATCAACTTTCTCATAGTGACAACTCCTTCCAAGGTAGCGTTTGAAACAGTCAGAAAACTGATGCAACTGTTAAAGGACTTGAAGGTGCCCATCCTAGGCGTCGTCGAGAACATGAAGATGAGGGATTCGCCGTTCATCCGAGAGCAGGTTGAAAGGCTTGGTGTACCTTTTTTGGGGGAGATAAAATTCGACTATATGCTTGAAGACTCGATGGGGGATGTAAAGAAGCTATTGGAAACCGAGTTCGTGCAAAGCGTGGAAGAAATAGTTTCAAAGAAACTCTGA
- the thiE gene encoding thiamine phosphate synthase: MPHRRLLDVVEKALKGGVAILQLWAAWQKKSKPLELAKKLLNLVNGYNVPLIINNDIQLAKEVEAHGVHMDRYNVVPADVRKALGEQSIVGYTVGNDLERVKWAETVGADYVSFCAVFPTTSVTQCEIIPLSTIRLAKSLTHLPVFASGGINLSNAHLVLETGVDGIAVISSILKAQNPEKAAESFKKIINEYKDKIK; this comes from the coding sequence ATGCCTCACCGTAGGCTACTTGACGTAGTTGAGAAAGCCTTGAAAGGAGGGGTTGCCATACTGCAGCTTTGGGCAGCTTGGCAGAAAAAGTCTAAACCTTTGGAACTGGCTAAGAAATTACTAAATTTGGTAAATGGTTACAATGTGCCGCTAATCATAAACAACGATATACAACTGGCAAAAGAAGTTGAAGCGCACGGGGTACATATGGATAGATATAACGTCGTCCCAGCGGATGTAAGGAAAGCGCTCGGTGAGCAAAGCATAGTAGGCTACACTGTGGGCAATGACTTGGAAAGAGTCAAATGGGCTGAAACTGTTGGAGCGGATTACGTGTCTTTCTGCGCTGTCTTTCCAACCACATCCGTCACTCAATGCGAGATAATACCTCTTAGCACCATAAGATTGGCTAAATCCTTAACCCATCTACCAGTGTTCGCATCAGGGGGCATAAATCTAAGCAACGCTCACCTAGTCCTTGAGACTGGGGTGGATGGAATCGCCGTTATATCGTCTATACTCAAAGCTCAGAACCCAGAAAAAGCTGCAGAATCCTTCAAGAAGATCATTAATGAATATAAAGACAAAATCAAGTAG